From the Helicoverpa zea isolate HzStark_Cry1AcR chromosome 26, ilHelZeax1.1, whole genome shotgun sequence genome, one window contains:
- the LOC124643168 gene encoding ecdysone oxidase-like, protein MGSSTSTALISAVQVPVTFLSMLEPEGLLWPKQAELTNNTAYDYIVVGGGSAGCVVSSRLAESGKNTVFMAEAGDDPPIIALVPGLFSLLPGSKFDYNYRSTKDTYAAKGQNYYTTLQAGKMLGGSDTLNHLLHTRGVPSDFDTWAEISKDSSWKYDNILQYFIKSERLVDDPILKKYGKYHGTSGPMGISRQPEDTQVANLLKSFAEVGNPSVLDLNAENTLGYTQPLFMIADKKRQTPAYSYLKNVKTNSNLFISKNTRVTRIIFEDNKAVAIEAVYNGKTYVFRANKEIIVSAGVYNTPQILQLSGIGPKEHLEQFNIKVIKDLPVGNNLIDQVAVTLVYKLESHIAFLPNLADVELDPTKVPFPVLVGSVALNKTQTDPDYQTYNLLLGQNTPFLTIACAQVFDLRDGICDQWQTEVTNRDSLYTVAALLQPKSRGTVRLASTDQSKAPLIETGYFTNKEDLKTMVKIIKDFTSVSNTKYFKKIGAELAGLNLDVCADKKKGTDEFWECYILNHAGSPYHTVGTCPMGEVLDGQLKVKGVEGLRVVDASAMPKIPRGAPNAAVIMLAEKAADMIKSANAN, encoded by the exons ATGGGATCCAGCACATCTACAGCGCTGATATCTGCAGTACAGGTGCCTGTCACCTTCCTGAGTATGCTGGAACCTGAGGGGTTACTGTGGCCGAAACAGGCTGAACTTACAA ACAATACTGCATATGATTACATAGTCGTAGGAGGAGGATCAGCCGGTTGTGTGGTCTCCAGTAGACTGGCAGAAAGTGGGAAGAATACTGTGTTCATGGCAGAAGCTGGAGACGATCCACCTATAATAGCTTTG GTCCCTGGGCTATTTTCGTTACTACCAGGATCTAAGTTTGACTACAACTACAGATCAACAAAAGATACATATGCAGCCAAAGGTCAGAACTACTACACCACATTACAAGCCGGGAAGATGCTTGGAGGCAGTGACACTCTCAACCATCTTCTGCATACAAGAGGAGTACCATCAGACTTTGACACCTGGGCCGAAATATCCAAAGACAGCTCTTGGAAATATGACAATATCCTCCAGTACTTTATAAAGAGTGAAAGACTGGTCGATGACCCAATACTTAAAAAGTATGGTAAATATCATGGCACTAGTGGGCCTATGGGAATCTCAAGGCAACCAGAAGATACTCAGGTtgctaatttattaaaatcttttgcTGAAGTCGGCAACCCAAGTGTTTTGGATTTAAACGCTGAAAATACTTTGGGTTATACACAACCACTGTTCATGATAGCTGATAAAAAAAGACAGACACCGGCTTATTCTTACTTGaaaaatgttaaaactaattcaaacttatttatttcgaAGAACACCAGAGTAACTAGAATTATTTTTGAGGACAATAAGGCTGTGGCAATTGAAGCTGTGTATAATGGCAAAACTTATGTTTTCAGAGCGAACAAAGAGATTATTGTAAGCGCAGGAGTTTACAATACTCCTCAAATCCTTCAGCTTTCAGGAATAGGTCCCAAAGAACATTTAGAGCAGTTCaacataaaagtgataaaagATTTACCAGTCGGCAACAATTTAATAGACCAAGTGGCTGTCACGCTGGTTTACAAGTTAGAATCTCATATAGCCTTTTTACCAAACCTGGCAGATGTTGAATTAGACCCTACTAAGGTACCTTTCCCTGTGTTGGTAGGTTCAGTAGCTTTAAACAAGACTCAGACGGATCCAGATTATCAAACGTATAATTTGTTGTTGGGCCAGAATACTCCATTTTTGACCATCGCTTGCGCACAAGTATTTGACCTTCGAGATGGAATTTGTGACCAATGGCAGACAGAAGTTACAAATAGAGATTCATTATATACAGTTGCTGCTCTCTTGCAACCTAAATCTAGAGGAACAGTTCGTTTGGCAAGTACCGATCAATCTAAAGCCCCTTTAATAGAAACAGGATACTTTACAAATAAAGAAGACTTAAAAACAAtggtgaaaataataaaagatttcACTAGCGTTAGTAATACGAAGTATTTTAAGAAGATCGGTGCTGAACTAGCTGGGTTAAACCTTGATGTTTGTGCAGACAAAAAGAAAGGTACTGATGAATTTTGGGAGTGCTATATTTTAAATCATGCTGGCAGTCCTTATCATACAGTTGGTACTTGTCCTATGGGAGAAGTTTTAGATGGCCAGTTGAAGGTCAAAGGAGTCGAAGGTCTGAGAGTAGTAGATGCTAGTGCCATGCCGAAGATACCTCGAGGTGCACCTAATGCGGCTGTTATTATGTTAGCTGAGAAAGCTGCTGATATGATTAAAAGTGCAAATGCTAACTaa
- the LOC124643167 gene encoding ecdysone oxidase-like — MAALTSSAIALILTALGLNESMFPDKANLNDVTTFDYIIVGGGTAGCVLASRLAELENSTVLLVERGEDPPLLSYLSGLFFLLPKTSIDYDYTSVFDDYAASGQGNYTRLTSGKGLGGSSILNHLLYARGVPSDYNYWAEVTGEEGWTYDNILPYFIKSETVDDEEVLNAYPTYHGTSGPLGITRQLHDDKVADYLTAFNEAGTPPVVDLNGDVYVGVAQPLLTIAKGLRQSPAYSYLNRVRNYSNLYVSRETVVNKIVIEDNAAVAVEAVHKDVSYILKARKEIILSAGVFNSPKILQLSGIGPKEHLEAVNIPVVADLPVGDNLLVPAGTVVVHKTDKHTFIFPAPSDLAGALTPTQIPVPLMMANIALNKSSNIPNHQSYNLFFGHDTPFLTLVCTTVYGFNTEICLNWQKETVRRDALYSVIVNLDTTSTGTVRLNTTDTSADPVIETGIYKNDEDLDNMVNNLMDFVKIGETPTFVGKDAAVVGVDFDECADKEYGTREFWSCYALHRGISPFLYMGTCPMGTVVDGQLKVKGIDNLRVVDASTFPKVLHGATNAAVIVLAEKAADLIKSSA, encoded by the exons ATGGCTGCCTTAACTTCGTCAGCTATTGCCCTGATATTAACGGCACTAGGGTTAAACGAGTCCATGTTCCCTGATAAAGCAAATTTAAATG ATGTCACAACGTTTGACTATATCATCGTGGGAGGAGGCACGGCCGGTTGTGTTCTCGCCAGTAGACTGGCAGAACTTGAGAACAGTACCGTACTGCTGGTAGAGAGGGGTGAAGACCCACCACTGTTGTCATAC ttATCAGGACTATTCTTCTTACTACCAAAAACAAGTATCGACTACGATTACACTTCCGTTTTTGACGATTACGCAGCGAGCGGCCAGGGTAACTACACCAGACTTACATCAGGCAAAGGACTCGGAGGCAGCAGTATCCTCAACCACCTTCTGTACGCAAGGGGAGTTCCAAGTGACTACAACTACTGGGCCGAAGTCACCGGCGAAGAAGGTTGGACTTATGACAACATCCTCCCATACTTCATTAAAAGTGAAACAGTTGACGATGAAGAAGTTCTAAACGCATACCCCACATACCATGGAACTTCAGGTCCTCTTGGCATTACTAGACAACTTCATGATGATAAAGTAGCTGATTATCTGACAGCTTTCAATGAAGCTGGTACTCCGCCTGTAGTGGACTTAAATGGTGATGTCTATGTGGGTGTCGCACAACCCTTGTTGACTATAGCTAAAGGTTTGAGGCAATCACCTGCGTATTCATACTTAAACCGCGTAAGAAACTACTCAAACTTGTACGTGTCCCGAGAAACTGTAGTCAACAAGATTGTCATTGAAGATAACGCAGCTGTAGCAGTTGAAGCGGTACATAAAGATGTTAGTTACATTCTGAAAGCAAGAAAGGAGATAATATTATCAGCTGGTGTGTTCAATTCACCAAAGATACTACAGCTGTCTGGCATAGGACCAAAAGAACATTTAGAAGCGGTAAACATACCTGTAGTAGCTGATCTTCCTGTTGGCGACAATTTGTTGGTTCCTGCTGGTACCGTTGTTGTTCACAAGACTGACAAACATACGTTTATATTTCCTGCGCCATCTGACTTGGCAGGAGCATTAACTCCCACACAAATACCGGTGCCTCTTATGATGGCAAATATAGCTCTGAATAAGAGCTCAAACATCCCGAATCATCAGAGTTACAATTTGTTTTTCGGACATGACACGCCATTTTTGACTCTAGTATGTACTACGGTATATGGGTTTAACACCGAAATTTGCTTGAACTGGCAGAAAGAAACTGTTAGGAGAGATGCCTTGTACAGTGTTATAGTGAATTTGGACACGACATCAACGGGAACAGTTCGTTTGAATACGACAGATACATCAGCGGATCCTGTAATCGAAACTGGTATTTACAAAAACGATGAGGATTTGGATAACATGGTGAACAATTTAATGGACTTTGTCAAAATTGGAGAAACCCCTACTTTTGTAGGTAAAGACGCAGCTGTAGTTGGCGTTGATTTTGATGAATGTGCCGACAAGGAATATGGTACTAGGGAATTTTGGTCATGCTATGCTTTACACAGGGGTATTTCACCTTTCCTGTACATGGGTACTTGTCCTATGGGCACCGTGGTTGATGGACAGTTGAAGGTCAAAGGGATTGATAATCTGAGGGTAGTGGACGCCAGTACTTTTCCTAAAGTCTTGCATGGTGCTACAAATGCTGCAGTGATCGTGTTAGCAGAGAAAGCTGCTGATCTAATTAAAAGTAGTGCTTAG